In Modestobacter versicolor, a single genomic region encodes these proteins:
- a CDS encoding prepilin peptidase, translated as MSAALVVAAVVLGALLGRVVDSLALVAPRGAAPSGRGVLAGRALGSPWAEVAGAVLTTAVVLRFGWSAELPAWVWFVAVGLLLAVVDLRTMLLPNRVLLPGLLVGLVLLAVAAAVDDRWTALGRAVLAGGAAFAVLLVLALIAPSGMGMGDVKLAGLLGLHLGWLGWPTLVAGLFLGFLVQAVLGLALIALRRAGRKTELPFGPALIAGALAAALLGGSWAVS; from the coding sequence ATGAGCGCCGCGCTGGTCGTCGCGGCCGTCGTCCTCGGCGCACTGCTGGGCCGGGTCGTCGACTCGCTCGCCCTGGTCGCCCCGCGCGGTGCGGCGCCGAGCGGCCGCGGGGTGCTCGCCGGCCGAGCGCTGGGGAGCCCGTGGGCCGAGGTCGCCGGCGCGGTGCTGACCACCGCGGTGGTGCTCCGGTTCGGCTGGTCGGCCGAGCTGCCCGCCTGGGTGTGGTTCGTGGCGGTGGGCCTGCTGCTCGCCGTCGTCGACCTGCGCACCATGCTGCTGCCCAACCGGGTGCTGCTCCCCGGCCTGCTCGTCGGGCTGGTGCTGCTGGCGGTCGCCGCCGCCGTGGACGACCGGTGGACGGCGCTGGGCCGGGCCGTGCTGGCCGGGGGAGCGGCGTTCGCCGTGCTGCTCGTGCTGGCGCTCATCGCCCCGAGCGGGATGGGGATGGGCGACGTCAAGCTCGCCGGCCTGCTCGGGCTGCACCTCGGCTGGCTGGGCTGGCCCACCCTCGTCGCGGGGTTGTTCCTCGGCTTCCTGGTGCAGGCGGTGCTCGGGCTGGCGCTGATCGCGCTGCGCCGCGCAGGACGGAAGACCGAGCTGCCGTTCGGACCGGCGCTGATCGCCGGCGCGCTGGCCGCCGCCCTCCTGGGCGGGAGCTGGGCGGTCTCCTGA